A section of the Methanoregula formicica SMSP genome encodes:
- a CDS encoding zinc ribbon domain-containing protein, translating into MGDPDLYRGEQVLLRTPGVSVKSIPFEGILTNMRIILVDRAKNILPTKEVAYEMIMEAEIGENAIGEEILTLTVQTATGENRQMILTFPQREGGNRSRVRDEWVRIIQQEVSAARGAAVRQAVNAPQNVPVRRSTQTRAYESPAPAGGMSVGSASDDVVYCTKCGNPVLSDSAFCNKCGTPIVASAPPARQAAPVRQQTSPPARAYDSENAAPGVPLDSPRMTSPQAARPGIPQQKPAKKGLLSGLFGGAKKKPSTPRPAAPARSPRRSMMPGKNVLMAGVIVIVLVVLLAAAAFVVYPMISSGASAEGEPSSSGEPSATETPSGSSGSTTPSGPLSNTGVASITVKETTAPTVPVSGVWVMISYIGSYKGTYGMSSDLQKVESSGSRLFEVVNATGTVQADFEKKDSSTKHELSVAIYKDGTLLKSDATNESYGKVSVSADTGS; encoded by the coding sequence ATGGGCGATCCAGATCTTTACCGTGGTGAGCAGGTCCTTTTGAGGACGCCGGGGGTCTCAGTCAAGTCGATCCCGTTTGAGGGCATCCTCACCAATATGCGTATCATTCTCGTGGACCGTGCGAAGAACATCCTCCCGACAAAGGAGGTCGCGTACGAGATGATTATGGAGGCCGAGATCGGGGAGAATGCGATCGGTGAGGAGATCCTGACCCTTACCGTCCAGACCGCGACCGGCGAGAACCGCCAGATGATCCTGACCTTCCCGCAGCGGGAAGGTGGCAACCGGTCACGCGTGCGTGATGAATGGGTCCGGATAATCCAGCAGGAAGTCTCCGCTGCCCGTGGCGCTGCAGTACGTCAGGCGGTCAACGCCCCGCAGAATGTTCCGGTGAGGCGGAGTACCCAGACAAGGGCGTACGAGAGCCCGGCACCGGCAGGGGGAATGTCTGTGGGTTCGGCCTCTGATGACGTTGTGTATTGCACAAAATGCGGGAACCCGGTCCTTTCAGATTCCGCGTTCTGCAACAAGTGCGGCACCCCCATTGTCGCATCTGCCCCGCCTGCCCGGCAGGCTGCTCCTGTCCGGCAGCAAACATCTCCCCCGGCCCGGGCGTACGACTCTGAAAACGCCGCTCCAGGTGTTCCCCTGGATTCCCCGCGGATGACCTCACCCCAGGCTGCCCGCCCCGGCATACCCCAGCAGAAGCCGGCAAAGAAGGGATTGTTGTCCGGGCTTTTCGGAGGCGCGAAGAAGAAGCCGTCAACGCCCCGGCCTGCAGCACCGGCACGGAGTCCCCGGCGGAGCATGATGCCGGGAAAGAACGTCCTTATGGCGGGTGTCATCGTTATTGTTCTCGTTGTCCTGCTTGCTGCAGCTGCATTTGTCGTGTACCCGATGATATCGTCCGGCGCTTCTGCTGAAGGAGAACCTTCGTCTTCCGGCGAACCTTCGGCAACAGAGACGCCGTCAGGCAGCAGCGGAAGCACAACACCATCAGGGCCGCTGTCCAACACGGGTGTTGCATCCATTACAGTTAAGGAAACTACAGCCCCCACGGTCCCCGTTTCCGGAGTCTGGGTAATGATCAGTTACATTGGCAGCTACAAAGGGACCTACGGGATGTCGTCCGATCTCCAGAAAGTGGAAAGTTCCGGTTCCCGGCTCTTCGAGGTCGTGAATGCAACGGGTACGGTCCAGGCCGATTTCGAGAAGAAGGACAGTTCGACAAAACACGAGCTCTCGGTTGCGATCTATAAGGACGGAACCCTGTTGAAAAGTGATGCAACGAACGAATCGTACGGCAAAGTGAGCGTCTCTGCCGATACCGGAAGTTAG
- a CDS encoding PH domain-containing protein: MTAPDQFPQKVPFKPSPAFVPWFIIDFLLLLGLIAIFTVLPMFMAAGPEIDGIVTGVVIAGLLLIAVLFIVWTRLYYTTMEYELHEDELRWRRGVWFRTTGIVPYNRITNLDLRQGPVMRWLRISTISIQTAGYSGQAVPEIRIEAIEQAEELREILRRYVRACSARSDGTGTGASVPPVAESPVATTGTSILILDELKKIRQLLEQQKK; the protein is encoded by the coding sequence ATGACAGCACCTGATCAGTTTCCCCAAAAAGTGCCCTTCAAACCTTCACCGGCATTTGTCCCGTGGTTCATCATTGATTTCCTCCTTCTCCTCGGGCTCATTGCCATCTTCACGGTCCTCCCGATGTTCATGGCAGCCGGACCGGAGATTGATGGTATCGTGACTGGCGTAGTGATTGCCGGCCTTCTTCTCATCGCAGTCCTCTTTATCGTCTGGACCCGGCTCTATTACACTACCATGGAGTACGAACTTCATGAGGACGAGCTGCGCTGGCGCAGGGGTGTATGGTTCCGGACAACCGGCATCGTTCCCTATAACCGGATCACGAACCTGGACCTCCGGCAGGGCCCGGTAATGCGGTGGCTGCGGATCTCAACTATCTCCATCCAGACGGCAGGGTATTCCGGCCAGGCAGTGCCCGAGATCCGTATCGAGGCCATCGAACAGGCAGAGGAACTCCGGGAGATCCTGCGCAGATATGTCCGTGCATGCAGTGCCCGAAGCGACGGGACGGGTACCGGCGCGAGTGTTCCCCCGGTTGCCGAATCACCGGTAGCGACAACCGGCACAAGCATCCTGATCCTTGACGAACTCAAAAAGATCCGGCAGCTGCTTGAGCAGCAAAAAAAATAA
- a CDS encoding DUF4349 domain-containing protein: MNQKVIVLLIFCIAVAAAAGCTGLPASTSGYTSSSQDVVRSEAIYDNGWSGTPQKISGTVAVAPMPASASEYYGADSATVKTKIIKTADITVEVRDVTGAAESLKSLATSHGGYLSSTNIRKNYQNQLSGTVTIRVPQASFDAAIEGVKALGTLKSISTSGEDVTEQYVDLEARKASYTNQLAQYNAIMKQSTRVEDIIKVQEQIDRVQTELDRLNGRLNYLNSRIDLATITVYLQEPEPVGGQAGHDFVSAINEGIAGFLGMIDALIILLFTLLPLIIIGAIGYGIYTWQRNKKGPAARTPEEKK; this comes from the coding sequence ATGAACCAGAAAGTCATCGTGCTCCTGATCTTCTGCATTGCCGTTGCCGCTGCAGCGGGATGTACAGGACTCCCTGCCAGTACTTCCGGGTATACATCCTCATCACAGGATGTCGTCCGGAGCGAAGCGATCTATGACAACGGATGGAGTGGCACGCCACAAAAAATAAGTGGAACTGTCGCCGTTGCCCCCATGCCCGCATCGGCTTCTGAGTATTACGGTGCGGATTCCGCCACAGTCAAGACAAAGATCATCAAGACCGCTGACATAACCGTGGAGGTCAGGGACGTTACCGGAGCCGCGGAGTCGCTCAAGTCCCTTGCAACATCCCACGGGGGATACCTCTCATCGACCAACATCCGGAAGAATTACCAGAACCAGCTCTCGGGAACGGTGACCATCCGTGTCCCGCAGGCATCGTTCGATGCCGCCATTGAAGGGGTAAAAGCTCTCGGCACGCTCAAATCGATATCCACGAGCGGCGAGGATGTGACCGAGCAGTATGTGGATCTCGAGGCACGCAAGGCTTCATACACGAACCAGCTCGCGCAATACAACGCGATCATGAAACAGAGCACCCGTGTCGAGGACATCATCAAGGTGCAGGAACAGATCGACCGGGTGCAGACCGAACTCGACCGGCTCAATGGCCGGCTGAATTACCTCAACAGCAGGATCGATCTCGCAACCATCACGGTCTATCTCCAGGAGCCCGAGCCGGTTGGCGGGCAGGCAGGCCATGATTTCGTGTCAGCAATCAATGAAGGGATTGCCGGTTTCCTCGGGATGATCGATGCGCTGATCATCCTGTTGTTCACGCTCCTCCCGCTCATCATCATCGGCGCGATCGGGTACGGGATCTACACCTGGCAGAGAAACAAAAAAGGCCCGGCTGCCCGGACCCCTGAAGAGAAAAAATAA
- a CDS encoding HEAT repeat domain-containing protein — protein sequence MTNDQSMEENAPQKPENAGHLETLGLEDLARELRNNTDPLVRQYAAYLLGKAHNPWAVQPLIEALADFDKSVREQATLALSRIGKAAIEPLAEAMHEPKWQTRYRAAEALGRIADEKAVKPLIQALKDNRDHVRYMAAKGLKHLGDSDAIEPMIILLKDENPYVRMMAVRALGTIGGPKADDALKAALVEEKDEKIREAITEALR from the coding sequence ATGACAAACGATCAATCCATGGAAGAGAATGCACCACAGAAACCGGAGAACGCCGGCCATCTCGAAACGCTGGGGCTTGAGGACCTTGCGCGGGAACTCCGCAACAATACCGATCCCCTTGTGCGGCAGTACGCAGCCTACCTCCTTGGAAAGGCGCACAACCCGTGGGCAGTCCAGCCGCTCATCGAGGCCCTTGCGGACTTTGACAAGTCTGTCCGGGAGCAGGCGACCCTTGCGCTTTCCCGGATTGGAAAGGCCGCAATTGAGCCCCTTGCCGAGGCCATGCATGAGCCAAAGTGGCAGACACGGTACCGCGCTGCCGAGGCCCTTGGCAGGATTGCAGACGAGAAAGCGGTAAAACCTCTCATCCAGGCGCTGAAGGACAACCGCGACCATGTGCGGTACATGGCGGCGAAGGGTCTTAAGCACCTCGGGGACTCCGACGCGATCGAGCCCATGATCATCCTCCTCAAGGACGAGAATCCCTACGTCAGGATGATGGCAGTCCGTGCACTCGGTACTATCGGCGGACCGAAAGCGGACGATGCGCTGAAGGCGGCACTGGTTGAAGAGAAAGATGAGAAAATCCGGGAAGCAATAACGGAAGCGCTCCGGTAA
- a CDS encoding PAS domain-containing protein — protein MGKIFRGPNRSFSFYLLIFMIFLIVCIVGLLTVNAYVFTRENFDREYQNLEFQTEWNVVEALRLTDTATNILDDSLNDKMRVGLTRVNAEYKRVNGDPSHMDLAALKAELGDGYDIYVIDENGVIVETTYPPELGQDFRSVPYFYQYLTKIRNADGFYPDRVVHELLGAGQYRKYAYMPTADHRYVLELGLGGESFDAINDALDDHKNVKKIISSNLYVEGYTSFNTLGLRVNNNTAPPEPIKSQLAEVIRTRSNLKIVDTANSRITHFLFIDLHDTKYGSDPSRIVMITYNTSLIEDALNHLLIYHIVVALIAIITGCILAFFLSRHMTRPIHAIVEDVGIIARGNLNHRIRETRNVEFAILETGINTMVDSLKTAFQKMKDDEIFQNEMIDQLPVAIFITRASDGKYIFWNKMSEHLFGIPASETLGKTDADLFSPDVVNDIRAENSGIFTRPGEVRNKIISRREHGGTINHMIIVPVFDSHGTPQYIMGISEDVSQQNINLKMDLLFSITRHDILDNLSVIMNHLERAQLKNTHEEMQQFFDKTVGSIEAIRNQIAYMRALQELGFISPKWQRVERAFRDAVLLLPKHRASIISEVGDVEIFADPLLPRVFYNLLENSLRNNTRAKPEISLFTRRETDDLLIVYTDTGYSIPRDQKEKIFDGSDDTGTMRGLFLIRELLGFTGITIQEDGTPEAGIRFEIRVPKGKYRFL, from the coding sequence ATGGGAAAAATCTTCAGGGGACCGAACCGGTCCTTTTCCTTCTATCTTCTCATCTTCATGATCTTCCTGATCGTCTGTATCGTAGGTCTTCTCACGGTCAATGCATATGTCTTCACCCGGGAAAACTTCGACCGTGAATACCAGAACCTGGAATTCCAGACAGAATGGAATGTTGTCGAAGCGTTACGGCTTACGGACACTGCGACGAACATCCTCGATGACAGCCTGAACGACAAGATGCGGGTGGGGCTCACCAGGGTCAACGCCGAGTACAAGCGGGTCAATGGCGATCCTTCCCACATGGATCTCGCCGCGCTCAAGGCGGAACTGGGGGACGGGTATGATATCTACGTCATTGACGAGAACGGTGTGATCGTAGAGACAACCTATCCCCCTGAACTTGGCCAGGACTTCCGCTCCGTCCCCTACTTTTACCAGTACCTGACAAAGATCCGGAATGCGGATGGGTTCTATCCGGACCGCGTTGTCCACGAGCTTCTCGGGGCAGGGCAGTACCGGAAATATGCGTACATGCCCACGGCCGACCACAGGTATGTTCTTGAACTCGGCCTGGGCGGGGAATCCTTCGATGCTATCAACGATGCCCTGGATGATCACAAAAATGTTAAAAAAATCATCTCATCGAACCTGTATGTTGAGGGATACACCTCATTCAACACGTTAGGATTACGTGTCAACAACAATACGGCTCCCCCTGAACCCATAAAGAGCCAGCTTGCGGAAGTGATCCGTACCCGCAGCAATCTAAAAATTGTCGATACCGCCAATTCCCGGATAACGCATTTCCTCTTCATCGATCTTCATGACACAAAGTATGGGTCGGATCCGAGCAGGATCGTGATGATCACGTACAACACCAGCCTGATTGAGGATGCTCTCAACCACCTGCTGATCTATCATATCGTTGTTGCGCTGATTGCGATCATCACCGGCTGTATCCTGGCGTTTTTCCTTTCCCGCCACATGACCCGGCCAATCCATGCAATTGTCGAAGATGTCGGCATCATTGCGCGGGGGAACCTCAACCACCGGATCCGTGAGACAAGAAATGTCGAGTTTGCGATCCTTGAGACCGGCATCAACACCATGGTCGATTCACTCAAAACGGCATTCCAGAAGATGAAGGACGACGAGATCTTCCAGAACGAGATGATCGATCAGCTCCCGGTAGCCATCTTCATCACCCGTGCTTCTGACGGGAAGTACATTTTCTGGAACAAGATGAGCGAGCACCTGTTTGGGATCCCGGCATCAGAGACTCTCGGGAAGACCGATGCAGACCTCTTCTCTCCTGATGTTGTCAATGATATCCGGGCGGAGAACAGCGGGATCTTTACCCGCCCGGGCGAAGTCCGCAACAAGATCATCTCAAGACGGGAGCATGGGGGAACGATCAACCACATGATCATCGTCCCGGTCTTTGACTCGCATGGCACACCCCAGTACATCATGGGGATCTCCGAGGACGTCAGCCAGCAGAACATCAACCTGAAAATGGACCTCCTCTTTTCCATCACCCGGCACGATATCCTCGACAACCTGTCGGTTATCATGAACCATCTCGAACGGGCCCAGCTCAAAAACACGCACGAGGAGATGCAGCAGTTCTTCGACAAAACTGTCGGGTCCATCGAGGCCATCCGCAACCAGATTGCGTACATGCGTGCACTCCAGGAACTGGGTTTTATCTCGCCCAAATGGCAGCGGGTGGAGCGGGCGTTCCGCGATGCGGTACTCCTGCTGCCGAAACACCGTGCATCCATCATATCGGAAGTGGGCGATGTGGAGATCTTTGCTGATCCGCTTCTTCCGCGTGTTTTTTACAACCTGCTGGAAAATTCGCTTCGCAACAATACCAGGGCAAAACCGGAGATCTCCCTGTTCACGCGGAGAGAAACAGACGATCTTCTCATTGTGTATACTGATACCGGGTACTCGATCCCCCGGGACCAGAAGGAGAAGATCTTCGATGGGAGCGATGATACCGGAACAATGCGGGGGCTCTTCCTTATCCGCGAGCTGCTCGGGTTTACCGGGATAACAATCCAGGAGGACGGTACTCCGGAAGCCGGGATACGGTTCGAGATCCGGGTGCCCAAGGGCAAATACCGTTTCCTGTAA
- a CDS encoding superoxide dismutase: MESKLYTLPKLPYEYKALAPYISEEQLTLHHTKHHQAYVTGANAVFGKLDKARKDKADLDMKATLKELSFHIAGFRLHNIFWENLAPAGKGGGGLPGGELAKAIDAEFGSFDRFKKEFTQAASSAEGSGWAVLTHCVKTNRLIIMQIEKHNVNLVPGFRILMALDVWEHAYYVDYKNDRAKFIEGFWNIVNWDSVNARFVTPLKK, from the coding sequence ATGGAATCAAAACTCTATACCCTGCCGAAACTGCCGTACGAGTACAAGGCGCTGGCACCGTACATTTCCGAAGAGCAGCTCACCCTGCACCACACAAAGCACCACCAGGCGTACGTGACCGGTGCAAATGCGGTCTTCGGGAAACTTGACAAGGCAAGAAAGGACAAGGCTGACCTTGACATGAAAGCCACGTTGAAGGAGCTCTCGTTCCATATCGCAGGCTTCCGTCTCCACAACATCTTCTGGGAGAACCTTGCTCCTGCAGGAAAGGGCGGGGGCGGCCTGCCGGGCGGCGAACTTGCAAAGGCGATCGATGCGGAGTTCGGGAGCTTCGACCGGTTCAAAAAGGAGTTTACCCAGGCTGCGTCCAGCGCAGAGGGTTCCGGGTGGGCTGTGCTGACGCATTGCGTGAAGACCAACCGGCTCATCATCATGCAAATCGAGAAGCACAACGTGAACCTTGTCCCCGGGTTCCGGATCCTCATGGCCCTCGATGTCTGGGAGCACGCGTATTATGTCGATTACAAAAATGACCGGGCAAAGTTCATCGAAGGCTTCTGGAACATCGTGAACTGGGATTCTGTGAATGCCCGTTTTGTCACCCCCCTGAAGAAATGA
- a CDS encoding NYN domain-containing protein yields MNGRAVVLIDGGYLNKLLLAVLPGRRIDYEKFSDLVCGDCERLRTYYYNCMPYQSSPPTEIEKQKYANMSKFLHRLEQLSRFQIKLGRLQKYYNERGEVDFRQKRMDVLLAVDLAQLSWTRNIGTAILIAGDSDFVPAIQTAKDAGVLVKLYYSDFSVHDELLTAADDKILITRQILESVAFH; encoded by the coding sequence TTGAATGGTAGAGCTGTTGTTCTAATCGATGGTGGATATCTAAACAAACTCCTTCTTGCTGTTTTACCCGGCCGTAGAATAGATTATGAAAAATTTTCAGATTTGGTGTGTGGAGATTGTGAAAGATTACGAACATATTATTACAATTGTATGCCCTACCAAAGTTCTCCCCCAACTGAAATTGAAAAACAAAAATACGCAAATATGAGCAAATTTCTCCACAGATTAGAACAACTATCAAGATTCCAAATTAAATTGGGAAGATTACAAAAATATTATAACGAGCGTGGGGAAGTTGATTTCAGACAAAAAAGGATGGATGTTTTACTGGCTGTAGATTTGGCACAATTGAGTTGGACAAGAAATATTGGAACAGCAATCCTAATTGCAGGTGATAGCGATTTTGTTCCTGCCATTCAAACTGCAAAAGATGCTGGGGTTCTTGTAAAACTCTATTATTCTGATTTTTCTGTTCATGATGAATTACTCACAGCAGCCGATGATAAAATTTTAATTACGAGACAAATATTGGAATCTGTGGCCTTTCATTAA
- a CDS encoding ArsR family transcriptional regulator — MNDALEVARLLDILGNRNRRRIIELLRQKPCFVTEISETLMLSPKAVIDHLQMMEREAILSCEMDERRRKYYYLAHDILIDVSLKELRIAAPVPDPESLKNDQLKKSVAMLARMIQAHDQILASLEQVNHDIESKINDLAQIHKDLFESDGEISVVIALSHQPLTLAELEQATELPRSRLAEIIKQFERRGIAKKEKDRYLMEGVYAE, encoded by the coding sequence ATGAACGATGCTCTTGAGGTTGCACGTCTCCTCGACATCCTGGGAAACCGCAACCGGAGGCGCATTATCGAGCTGCTCCGCCAGAAGCCCTGCTTTGTCACCGAGATCTCCGAGACCCTGATGCTCTCACCCAAGGCGGTCATCGATCATCTCCAGATGATGGAGCGCGAGGCTATCCTCTCCTGCGAGATGGATGAGCGGCGGAGAAAATACTATTACCTTGCCCATGACATCCTCATCGATGTCAGTCTCAAGGAATTGCGGATCGCAGCTCCTGTGCCGGACCCTGAATCACTAAAAAACGACCAGCTGAAAAAGTCCGTTGCCATGCTGGCACGGATGATCCAGGCGCATGACCAGATCCTTGCCAGTCTCGAACAGGTAAACCATGACATCGAGAGCAAGATCAACGACCTTGCCCAGATCCATAAGGATTTATTCGAAAGCGATGGAGAGATCAGTGTTGTGATTGCCCTGTCCCACCAGCCGCTCACCCTTGCAGAGCTCGAACAGGCCACGGAACTTCCCCGGTCGCGCCTTGCCGAGATCATAAAGCAGTTTGAACGGAGGGGAATTGCAAAAAAGGAGAAAGACCGCTACCTCATGGAGGGTGTGTATGCAGAATAA
- a CDS encoding alpha-crystallin domain-containing protein: MQNNPGGPYDDVFKNLARIVEDIVKNMPESQNARIIGYTIITRQTAGGDPEVFRIDTPDDEGEIPYEVVETDDEIFITAELPIDLKNAPFADIETQCVRIVADDRITTIMLEGPIDRVHSYYRVHRGVMDISLKKIKYL; the protein is encoded by the coding sequence ATGCAGAATAATCCCGGCGGGCCCTATGACGATGTCTTCAAAAACCTTGCACGGATCGTGGAAGACATCGTGAAGAACATGCCCGAGAGCCAGAACGCACGCATCATCGGGTACACGATCATCACCCGCCAGACTGCGGGCGGCGATCCGGAAGTATTCAGGATCGATACTCCTGATGACGAAGGTGAGATCCCGTATGAGGTTGTCGAGACCGATGATGAGATATTCATCACTGCAGAGCTTCCTATAGACCTGAAAAATGCTCCGTTTGCGGATATCGAAACGCAGTGTGTGCGGATCGTGGCCGATGACCGGATTACGACCATCATGCTCGAAGGACCCATAGACCGTGTCCACAGCTACTACCGCGTCCACCGCGGCGTGATGGATATCTCGTTAAAGAAGATCAAATATCTCTGA
- the nrdD gene encoding anaerobic ribonucleoside-triphosphate reductase: MPRQETRQQTIFGEYTPSLPPVRTTDGHIVEWDRSRIVRQIVEETKLVETFYGYKGATEEAAQEIALDVEHKIKNMGLKSLSGPLIREIVNITLLERGMVQYRNVSTRVGTPVFDAHLIDVGKGFEAHDNANLQENAETSHKKKADKISKEQYLLQLPPSLADHHLSGEMHIHDLEYFGTRPFCQDWDLRYFFYYGLMPDGNGTKASVAGPAKRAEVAILHAVKALGSAQTNFAGGQGYYNFLTFLAPYMEGMEYDEIKQMVQMFVYEMTQMMVARGGQLVFSSIQLSPGVPTLWQDKPCVYKGKVWDGSSAPHRTYGEFEREVRLLFKALMEVMLEGDYWGKPFNFPKPEISIEPDFMQEREEFNKAHPDLPTYQDLYLMTFELASKFGTPYYDNQLPAYRGAGKGISCYQCCAYQFSAVADEDSDFDKKLFFENGRHFSMGSWQVVSVNCPRAAYKAEGDDARLFAELKKLMDVSVEIFKIKRRWMDLIRSNSRMPFAMQRPKDPNTGERGALAVDLEGLVYTIGVVGVNEMVQHHTGKQLHESKEAFRLAIRAMTEMELYGRELSQKNNMTIALARTPAETTGQRFAVADLLDRRYHDAAVKVIKGDLDYSLPKLGKVRDLPIYYTNGTHVAPGANVPLTKRMEIEHVFFPIVDGGNIFHIWLGEARPDPRGLMDMAMKLCRNTQIGYFAFTRDITVSLRQFHEMKSGKKPVSHTAPSDFPVKV, translated from the coding sequence ATGCCCCGGCAGGAGACCCGCCAGCAGACCATTTTCGGTGAGTATACACCATCCCTCCCCCCGGTTAGGACGACCGACGGGCATATCGTTGAATGGGACCGCAGCCGCATCGTCCGCCAGATCGTTGAAGAGACAAAGCTTGTCGAGACATTCTACGGGTACAAGGGCGCAACCGAGGAGGCCGCCCAGGAAATCGCCCTCGATGTCGAACACAAGATCAAAAACATGGGGCTCAAGTCCCTCTCCGGCCCGCTCATCCGCGAGATCGTCAACATCACCCTCCTTGAGCGCGGCATGGTCCAGTACCGGAACGTCTCGACCCGTGTCGGTACGCCGGTCTTCGACGCCCACCTGATCGATGTCGGCAAGGGGTTCGAAGCCCATGACAACGCGAACCTGCAGGAGAATGCCGAGACCTCGCACAAGAAGAAGGCAGACAAGATCTCGAAGGAACAGTACCTCCTCCAGCTGCCCCCGTCCCTTGCCGACCACCACCTCTCGGGCGAGATGCATATCCACGACCTCGAATATTTCGGCACGCGCCCGTTCTGCCAGGACTGGGACCTGCGCTACTTCTTCTATTACGGCCTGATGCCGGACGGCAACGGCACCAAGGCGTCGGTTGCCGGGCCCGCAAAACGTGCCGAGGTCGCCATCCTCCATGCGGTCAAAGCCCTCGGGTCCGCCCAGACGAACTTTGCCGGCGGGCAGGGGTATTATAACTTCCTCACGTTCCTTGCCCCCTACATGGAGGGGATGGAATACGATGAGATCAAGCAGATGGTCCAGATGTTCGTGTACGAGATGACCCAGATGATGGTTGCCCGGGGCGGCCAGCTGGTCTTCTCCTCCATCCAGCTCTCTCCGGGCGTCCCCACGCTCTGGCAGGACAAGCCCTGCGTGTACAAGGGTAAGGTCTGGGACGGTTCTTCTGCACCGCACCGGACGTACGGCGAGTTCGAGCGGGAAGTGCGGCTCCTCTTCAAGGCCCTGATGGAAGTCATGCTCGAGGGCGATTACTGGGGCAAACCCTTCAACTTCCCCAAGCCCGAGATCTCCATCGAGCCCGACTTCATGCAGGAGCGGGAAGAGTTCAACAAGGCACACCCCGACCTCCCCACGTACCAGGACCTCTACCTCATGACCTTCGAGCTGGCCTCGAAGTTCGGAACACCGTATTACGACAACCAGCTCCCGGCCTACCGCGGGGCCGGCAAGGGGATCTCCTGTTACCAGTGCTGCGCCTACCAGTTCTCGGCGGTAGCGGACGAGGACTCGGACTTTGACAAGAAACTCTTCTTCGAGAACGGCCGCCATTTCTCGATGGGGTCCTGGCAGGTCGTATCGGTCAACTGCCCCCGTGCGGCGTACAAAGCGGAGGGTGATGACGCACGCCTCTTTGCCGAGCTGAAGAAACTCATGGACGTCTCGGTCGAGATCTTCAAGATCAAGCGGCGCTGGATGGACCTGATCCGGTCCAACAGCCGGATGCCGTTTGCCATGCAGCGCCCGAAAGACCCGAACACCGGGGAGCGGGGCGCCCTTGCAGTCGATCTTGAGGGGCTGGTGTACACGATCGGTGTCGTCGGTGTCAACGAGATGGTCCAGCACCATACCGGCAAGCAGCTCCACGAGTCAAAGGAGGCATTCAGGCTCGCCATCCGGGCCATGACCGAGATGGAACTCTACGGCCGCGAGCTCTCGCAGAAGAACAATATGACGATTGCCCTTGCCCGTACTCCGGCTGAAACAACCGGCCAGCGGTTTGCCGTGGCAGACCTGCTCGACCGCCGGTACCATGACGCTGCCGTGAAGGTGATTAAGGGAGACCTGGATTACAGCCTGCCGAAACTCGGCAAGGTCCGCGACCTGCCGATCTATTACACGAACGGCACCCACGTTGCCCCCGGGGCGAACGTGCCGCTGACCAAGCGCATGGAGATCGAGCATGTCTTTTTCCCGATTGTGGACGGCGGCAACATCTTCCACATCTGGCTTGGCGAAGCCCGGCCGGACCCCCGGGGCCTCATGGACATGGCAATGAAACTCTGCCGGAACACCCAGATCGGGTACTTCGCGTTCACGCGGGACATCACCGTCTCGCTCCGGCAGTTCCACGAGATGAAGTCCGGGAAGAAACCGGTCAGCCACACGGCACCATCCGATTTCCCGGTGAAAGTGTAA
- a CDS encoding thioredoxin domain-containing protein, which translates to MTDSPQLIVYTLEHCPNCELLKTFLKTGGYTYVERDLSSAESLTELRVNGVFVNEAPVLQKSEDFFTSADLFPAGKLNNEHLIQLIAGE; encoded by the coding sequence GTGACTGATTCTCCACAGCTGATTGTATACACACTTGAGCACTGCCCGAACTGCGAACTCCTCAAGACCTTCTTAAAGACCGGGGGATACACTTATGTCGAGCGCGACCTGTCCAGTGCCGAATCGCTGACCGAACTGCGCGTTAACGGCGTGTTCGTCAACGAGGCACCGGTGCTCCAGAAGAGCGAGGATTTCTTCACTTCGGCTGACCTCTTTCCTGCAGGAAAACTCAACAATGAGCACCTCATCCAGCTGATCGCGGGTGAATGA